A single region of the Pseudomonas sp. B21-023 genome encodes:
- a CDS encoding MerR family transcriptional regulator, which yields MPSDELLPIGEVARLTGVNPVTLRAWERRYGLIKPQRTPKGHRLYPQDQVQRVQAALRWLERGAAISQVRELLDNTKAATPTLQGEWGESVEQLITAIARLAQRPLDQLLNQMMALYPAVTVCEYLLLPLLESLTLRWQTHFDARLEQVFFHTWLRSKLGARVYHDGHSLTGPCVLLARTDDTAFDPEFWLCAWLLSSNGHPLEILEWSVEPRQLRQAVERLQPQALLLHLGRRPDLAALGRMLKEITVRKLLGGGRVTLHEAELRALSLSDLYLFDSPQAALRGLQQP from the coding sequence ATGCCATCTGACGAACTGCTGCCCATCGGTGAGGTGGCGCGGCTCACCGGCGTCAATCCGGTCACCCTGCGCGCCTGGGAGCGTCGCTACGGCCTGATCAAGCCCCAGCGCACACCCAAAGGCCACCGCCTCTATCCACAAGACCAGGTACAAAGGGTCCAGGCCGCGCTACGCTGGCTGGAGCGCGGCGCCGCAATCAGCCAGGTGCGCGAGCTGCTGGACAACACCAAGGCCGCCACGCCAACCCTCCAAGGCGAATGGGGCGAAAGCGTCGAGCAATTGATCACGGCGATCGCCCGCCTTGCCCAGCGCCCCCTGGACCAGCTGTTGAACCAGATGATGGCCCTCTACCCTGCCGTGACCGTGTGCGAATACCTGCTCCTGCCCCTGCTGGAGTCCCTCACCCTGCGCTGGCAAACCCATTTCGATGCCCGCCTGGAGCAAGTGTTCTTTCACACCTGGCTGCGCAGCAAGCTGGGGGCGCGGGTCTATCACGACGGCCACTCGCTCACCGGCCCCTGCGTGCTGCTCGCCCGTACGGACGATACAGCCTTCGACCCGGAGTTCTGGCTCTGCGCCTGGCTGCTGAGCAGCAATGGCCACCCTCTGGAGATTCTCGAGTGGTCGGTCGAGCCTCGTCAGCTGCGCCAAGCCGTGGAGCGCTTACAGCCACAAGCGCTGCTGCTGCACCTCGGACGCCGCCCCGACCTCGCCGCACTGGGCCGCATGCTGAAGGAGATCACCGTGAGGAAACTCCTGGGCGGCGGCCGGGTCACTCTCCATGAGGCCGAGCTACGCGCATTGTCGCTATCCGATCTGTACTTGTTCGATAGCCCGCAAGCTGCCTTGCGCGGCCTTCAACAACCCTGA
- a CDS encoding uracil-xanthine permease family protein, whose product MQDGFNDPLWRQVVSGAQMLFVAFGALVLMPLITGLDPNVALFTAGIGTLLFQLVTGRQVPVFLASSFAFITPIILAKGQFGLAETMGGVMAAGFVYTFMGLMVKIKGTGFIDRMLPPVVIGPVIISIGLAMAPIAANMAMGKGGDGAALMPYKTAMLISMPALLTTLIVAVFGKGIFRLVPIISGVLVGFALSFAFGVVDTAKIAAAPWLELPNFTAPAFNWQAILFIVPVALAPAIEHIGGVIAVGSVTGRDYLKKPGLHRTLLGDGLATTAAGLFGGPPNTTYAEVTGAVMLTKNYNPKIMTWAAVFAITLAFIGKFGALLQSIPVPVMGGILCLLFGSIAAVGMNTMIRHKIDLAEARNLVIVSVTLVFGIGGVLIGSGDGPDDWGLKGIALCAVVAIALNLILPGNDGWKNKKLDDQLP is encoded by the coding sequence ATGCAGGACGGCTTCAACGACCCGCTCTGGCGCCAGGTCGTTTCGGGCGCGCAGATGCTCTTCGTGGCATTCGGCGCGCTGGTGCTGATGCCGCTGATCACCGGCCTCGACCCCAATGTGGCGCTGTTCACCGCCGGCATCGGCACCCTGCTGTTCCAGCTGGTCACGGGCCGTCAGGTTCCGGTGTTCCTGGCCTCGAGCTTCGCTTTCATCACCCCGATCATCCTCGCCAAGGGCCAGTTCGGCCTGGCCGAGACCATGGGCGGCGTCATGGCGGCAGGCTTCGTGTACACCTTCATGGGCCTGATGGTGAAGATCAAGGGCACCGGTTTCATCGACCGCATGCTGCCGCCGGTGGTCATCGGCCCGGTGATCATTTCCATCGGCCTGGCCATGGCCCCGATTGCCGCCAACATGGCGATGGGCAAGGGTGGTGACGGCGCTGCGCTGATGCCGTACAAGACCGCCATGCTGATCTCCATGCCGGCACTGCTGACCACGCTGATCGTGGCCGTGTTCGGCAAAGGCATCTTCCGCCTGGTACCGATCATTTCCGGCGTGCTGGTGGGCTTCGCTCTGTCGTTCGCCTTCGGCGTGGTCGACACTGCCAAGATCGCCGCGGCCCCATGGCTGGAACTGCCCAACTTCACCGCGCCAGCCTTCAACTGGCAGGCCATTCTGTTCATCGTGCCCGTGGCCCTGGCCCCGGCGATCGAACACATCGGCGGGGTGATTGCGGTGGGCAGCGTGACCGGCCGCGACTACCTGAAAAAACCCGGCCTGCACCGCACGCTGCTGGGTGACGGCCTGGCCACCACGGCAGCCGGCCTGTTCGGCGGCCCGCCCAACACCACCTACGCCGAAGTGACCGGCGCGGTGATGCTGACCAAGAACTACAACCCGAAGATCATGACCTGGGCCGCGGTCTTCGCCATCACCCTGGCCTTCATCGGCAAATTCGGCGCATTGCTGCAGAGCATTCCGGTGCCGGTGATGGGCGGCATTCTCTGCCTGTTGTTCGGCTCGATCGCCGCGGTGGGCATGAACACCATGATCCGCCACAAGATCGACCTGGCCGAAGCCCGCAACCTGGTGATCGTCTCGGTGACCCTGGTATTCGGTATCGGCGGCGTGCTGATCGGCAGCGGTGACGGCCCGGACGACTGGGGCCTGAAGGGCATCGCCCTGTGCGCCGTGGTGGCCATTGCCCTGAACCTGATCCTGCCGGGCAATGATGGCTGGAAGAACAAGAAGCTGGATGATCAGTTGCCTTGA
- a CDS encoding NAD(P)/FAD-dependent oxidoreductase → MTVPIAIIGAGIAGLSAAQALQKAGQTVHLFDKGHGSGGRMASKRSEAGALDLGAQYFTARDRRFVEQVQHWVASGWAEQWKPQLYNYRDGELTPSPDEQVRWVGVPRMSAITRGLLKDVTVNFGCRIAEVFRGKQYWHLQDTEGCSHGPFSRVVIAVPAPQATPLLAAAPKLAAVAAGVQMEPTWAIALGFETPLDTPMQGCFVQDNPLDWLARNRSKPGRDEQLDTWVLHATSSWSRQHIDLAKEEVIEQLRGEFAELVGCVVPAPTFALAHRWLYARPTSNHEWGALADADLGLYACGDWCLSGRVEGAWLSGQEAARRLLEHLE, encoded by the coding sequence ATGACAGTACCCATCGCCATCATCGGAGCCGGTATCGCCGGCCTGTCCGCAGCCCAGGCCCTGCAGAAGGCCGGGCAGACCGTCCACCTGTTCGACAAGGGCCATGGCAGCGGAGGCCGCATGGCCAGCAAGCGCAGCGAGGCCGGAGCCCTCGACCTGGGCGCGCAGTACTTCACGGCACGTGACCGGCGCTTCGTCGAACAGGTCCAGCACTGGGTCGCCTCAGGCTGGGCCGAGCAGTGGAAACCGCAGTTGTACAACTACCGCGATGGCGAACTGACGCCCTCCCCCGACGAACAGGTCCGCTGGGTCGGCGTGCCGCGCATGAGCGCCATCACCCGTGGCCTGCTCAAGGATGTCACGGTCAATTTCGGCTGCCGCATCGCCGAAGTGTTCCGTGGCAAGCAGTACTGGCACCTGCAGGACACCGAAGGCTGCAGCCATGGGCCGTTCAGCCGCGTGGTGATCGCCGTGCCGGCCCCTCAGGCCACACCGCTGCTGGCGGCCGCGCCGAAACTCGCGGCGGTTGCCGCCGGTGTACAGATGGAGCCGACCTGGGCCATCGCCCTGGGCTTCGAGACACCACTCGACACCCCGATGCAGGGCTGTTTCGTCCAGGACAACCCGCTCGACTGGCTGGCGCGCAACCGCAGCAAGCCAGGCCGTGACGAGCAACTCGACACCTGGGTGCTGCATGCCACCTCCAGCTGGAGCAGGCAGCATATCGACCTGGCCAAGGAGGAAGTGATCGAGCAACTGCGGGGTGAGTTCGCTGAACTGGTCGGTTGCGTGGTGCCCGCGCCAACCTTTGCCCTCGCCCACCGCTGGCTCTACGCCCGCCCCACCAGCAACCATGAGTGGGGCGCGCTGGCCGATGCCGACCTGGGCCTGTACGCCTGTGGCGACTGGTGCCTGTCCGGGCGCGTCGAGGGCGCCTGGCTTAGCGGCCAGGAAGCCGCCAGGCGCTTGTTGGAGCACCTGGAATAG
- the murI gene encoding glutamate racemase: MAERTAPVGVMDSGVGGLSVLAEIQRLLPSESLLYVADSGHVPYGEKSPDYIRQRLRHIAGFFHEQGAKAMVLACNTATVAAVADLRELYPDWPLVGMEPAVKPAAAATRSGVVGVLATTGTLQSAKFAALLDRFANDVRVVTQPCPGLVERIEAGDLFSEQLRQLLSGYVKPLLAAGCDTLILGCTHYPFLRPMLAEMVPAEVAIIDTGAAVARQLQRLLEARGLLGEGPAQATAFWSSGEPERLQKVLPLLWHQPGSVQRFLP, from the coding sequence ATGGCTGAGCGCACGGCGCCGGTGGGCGTGATGGACTCCGGCGTCGGCGGCTTGTCGGTGCTGGCCGAAATCCAGCGCCTGCTGCCCAGCGAGTCCTTGTTGTACGTGGCCGACAGCGGCCATGTGCCGTATGGCGAGAAATCGCCGGACTACATTCGCCAGCGCCTGCGGCACATCGCCGGGTTTTTCCACGAGCAGGGCGCCAAGGCCATGGTGTTGGCGTGCAACACCGCCACCGTGGCTGCGGTGGCTGACCTGCGCGAGCTGTACCCGGACTGGCCGCTGGTGGGCATGGAGCCAGCAGTCAAGCCGGCGGCGGCGGCGACCCGTTCCGGCGTGGTCGGTGTGCTGGCGACCACCGGTACCCTGCAGAGCGCCAAGTTCGCCGCCTTGCTCGACCGTTTCGCCAATGATGTGCGGGTGGTCACCCAGCCTTGCCCCGGGCTGGTCGAGCGTATCGAGGCGGGCGACCTGTTCAGTGAGCAGCTGCGCCAATTGCTGTCAGGCTATGTGAAGCCGTTACTGGCGGCCGGCTGTGACACTTTGATCCTGGGCTGCACCCACTATCCCTTCCTGCGGCCGATGCTGGCCGAAATGGTGCCTGCTGAGGTGGCGATCATCGACACCGGGGCTGCCGTGGCGCGCCAACTGCAAAGGCTGCTGGAGGCACGCGGGCTCCTCGGCGAGGGCCCGGCGCAGGCGACTGCATTCTGGAGCAGTGGAGAGCCGGAGCGCCTGCAGAAGGTCTTGCCGTTGTTATGGCATCAGCCTGGCAGCGTGCAGCGCTTCCTGCCTTGA
- a CDS encoding DUF523 and DUF1722 domain-containing protein has translation MNAPTPNGKPRLAISACLTGLNVRYNAGHKASSLCLDLLDKHFDWAPLCPEVAIGLGTPREPIRLVGDPAHPAVTGTRNSTTDLAGPLRAYGEQMAGELDDICGYIFMQKSPSCGLERVKVYQEDSRPPHHGRGVYAAAFCALRPDLPVEEEGRLHDPVLRENFIARVYAYADWQQQLRQGMSRGALIRFHARYKYLLMAHNPQAYRTLGRLLGNMRRDDDPLQLGLQYFSQLMQALRRCASRGTHGNVLQHLSGYLRNNLGQSDKAELQQVIGQYQRGVVPLVVPLTLLKHHLRCHPDPYLLQQAYLQPHPEDLGLRNAI, from the coding sequence ATGAACGCTCCCACGCCCAACGGCAAGCCACGCCTGGCCATCAGCGCCTGCCTGACCGGCCTCAACGTGCGCTACAACGCCGGCCACAAGGCCTCCAGCCTGTGTCTTGACCTGCTCGATAAGCACTTTGACTGGGCGCCGCTGTGCCCCGAAGTCGCCATCGGCCTGGGCACCCCGCGCGAACCTATCCGCCTGGTGGGGGACCCTGCACATCCAGCGGTCACCGGCACGCGCAACAGCACCACCGACCTCGCCGGCCCACTGCGCGCCTACGGTGAGCAGATGGCCGGCGAACTGGACGATATCTGCGGCTACATTTTCATGCAAAAGTCACCGTCCTGTGGCCTCGAACGGGTCAAGGTCTATCAGGAAGACAGCCGCCCGCCTCACCATGGCCGCGGTGTCTATGCCGCGGCTTTCTGCGCCCTGCGCCCGGACCTGCCGGTCGAGGAAGAAGGTCGCCTGCACGACCCGGTACTGCGAGAAAACTTCATCGCCCGTGTGTATGCCTACGCCGACTGGCAGCAGCAGCTGCGCCAGGGCATGAGCCGCGGCGCTCTGATTCGCTTCCATGCCCGCTACAAGTACCTGTTGATGGCCCACAACCCCCAGGCGTACCGAACCCTTGGCCGCCTGCTTGGCAACATGCGCCGGGACGACGACCCGTTGCAACTCGGCCTGCAATACTTCAGCCAGCTGATGCAGGCCCTGCGCCGATGCGCCAGCCGCGGCACCCACGGCAATGTGCTGCAGCACCTGAGCGGGTACCTGCGCAACAACCTGGGCCAAAGCGACAAGGCCGAGCTGCAGCAGGTCATCGGCCAGTACCAGAGAGGCGTAGTGCCGCTGGTGGTCCCACTGACCCTGCTCAAGCACCATTTGCGCTGCCATCCCGACCCTTACCTGTTGCAACAGGCCTACCTGCAACCCCACCCGGAAGACCTTGGATTACGCAATGCCATCTGA
- the upp gene encoding uracil phosphoribosyltransferase: MPTREIRHPLIRHKLGLMRRADISTKNFRELAQEVGALLTYEATQDLPLETYEIDGWCGKVQVEKIAGKKITVVPILRAGIGMLDGVLSLIPGAKVSAVGVARNEETLEAHTYLEKLAPDINQRLALIIDPMLATGNSMVATIDLLKKAGCKEIRAMVLVAAPEGIEVVEKAHPDVQIYTASIDQRLNEHGYIVPGLGDAGDKIFGTKQKDA; the protein is encoded by the coding sequence ATGCCTACTCGTGAGATCCGCCATCCGCTGATCCGCCACAAGCTCGGCCTGATGCGCCGTGCCGATATCAGCACCAAGAATTTTCGCGAACTCGCCCAGGAAGTCGGTGCACTGCTGACCTATGAAGCCACCCAGGACCTGCCGCTCGAAACCTACGAGATCGACGGCTGGTGCGGCAAGGTGCAAGTCGAGAAAATCGCCGGCAAGAAGATCACCGTAGTGCCGATCCTGCGCGCCGGCATCGGCATGCTCGACGGCGTGCTCAGCCTGATCCCCGGCGCCAAAGTCAGCGCCGTGGGCGTGGCCCGCAACGAAGAAACCCTCGAGGCCCATACCTACCTCGAGAAGCTCGCGCCGGATATCAACCAGCGCCTGGCCCTTATCATCGACCCGATGCTGGCCACCGGCAACTCGATGGTCGCCACCATCGACCTGCTGAAAAAAGCCGGCTGCAAGGAAATCCGCGCCATGGTCCTGGTCGCGGCGCCCGAAGGCATCGAAGTGGTGGAAAAAGCCCACCCGGACGTGCAGATCTATACCGCCTCGATCGACCAGCGCCTCAACGAGCACGGCTACATCGTGCCGGGCTTGGGTGATGCCGGCGACAAGATCTTCGGCACCAAGCAGAAGGACGCCTGA
- a CDS encoding TIGR01777 family oxidoreductase, with the protein MHILLTGGTGLIGQHLCQRWQAEGHRLTVWSRRPEQVAKICGTGVRGVARLDDIAADAPVDAVINLAGAPIADRPWTAARRTLLWASRVALTEQLLAWLERRDQRPSVLISGSAVGWYGDGGERELTESSAPVKEDFASQLCIAWEETALRAQALGIRVVLVRTGLVLAADGGFLSRLRLPYKLGLGGPLGDGRQWMPWVHIDDQIALIDFLMQQKEASGPYNACAPEPVRNREFAKRLGRTLHRPAWMPMPALLLKAGLGEMSTLLLGGQRARPVRLLAAGFTFRFNDLQSALDNLSSRL; encoded by the coding sequence ATGCATATATTGCTGACCGGCGGTACCGGCCTTATCGGCCAACACCTTTGCCAACGGTGGCAGGCCGAGGGCCATCGGCTGACGGTCTGGAGCCGCCGGCCGGAACAGGTGGCGAAAATCTGTGGCACTGGAGTGCGTGGCGTCGCGCGGCTGGACGATATCGCCGCCGACGCCCCAGTGGATGCGGTCATCAACCTGGCCGGCGCGCCCATCGCCGATCGTCCCTGGACTGCGGCGCGCCGCACCCTGCTCTGGGCCAGCCGGGTGGCGCTCACCGAGCAGCTGCTGGCCTGGCTGGAGCGCCGCGACCAGCGCCCGTCGGTGCTGATCTCGGGCTCAGCGGTGGGCTGGTACGGCGACGGCGGCGAGCGCGAGCTCACGGAGAGCTCGGCCCCGGTGAAGGAGGACTTCGCCAGCCAGCTGTGCATCGCCTGGGAGGAGACTGCCCTGCGTGCGCAGGCATTGGGTATCCGCGTCGTGCTGGTGCGCACCGGCCTGGTGCTGGCTGCCGATGGCGGCTTTTTGTCACGCCTGCGCCTGCCCTACAAACTGGGCCTTGGCGGGCCATTGGGCGATGGTCGGCAGTGGATGCCTTGGGTGCATATCGACGATCAAATCGCCTTGATTGATTTTCTCATGCAGCAAAAGGAAGCCAGCGGTCCCTATAATGCCTGCGCGCCGGAGCCGGTACGCAACCGCGAGTTCGCCAAGCGCCTGGGGCGCACCTTGCATCGTCCGGCATGGATGCCGATGCCGGCGCTGCTGCTCAAGGCCGGGCTCGGCGAGATGTCGACGCTGCTGCTCGGTGGCCAGCGCGCCCGCCCTGTGCGTCTGCTGGCGGCGGGTTTCACGTTCCGTTTCAACGATCTGCAATCGGCGTTGGACAACCTGTCCAGCCGCCTCTGA
- the hemH gene encoding ferrochelatase, whose protein sequence is MTDHALLLVNLGSPASTSVADVRRYLNQFLMDPYVIDLPWPVRRLLVSLILIKRPEQSAHAYGSIWWDEGSPLVVLTRRLRQAMVEHWPHGPVEIAMRYGEPALPGVLERLAAQGVRKVTLAPLYPQFADSTVTTVVELAKQTIAERRLPLQTRVLQPFYEHPDYIEALVASARPYLEQDYDHLLLSFHGLPERHLKKLDLTGNHDFQAADCCKDASAEMRAVCYRGQCLATARAFATKMGIPDGKWSVSFQSRLGRAKWIEPYTETRLDELGKAGVKKLLVMCPAFVADCIETLEEIGMRGSEQFIEAGGKELVLVPCLNDHPEWVRVLAGMCEKA, encoded by the coding sequence ATGACCGATCATGCCCTGCTGCTGGTCAACCTCGGTTCGCCGGCTTCCACCTCGGTGGCCGACGTGCGCCGCTACCTCAACCAGTTCCTGATGGACCCGTACGTGATCGATCTGCCCTGGCCGGTGCGGCGGTTGCTGGTGTCGCTGATCCTGATCAAGCGGCCGGAGCAGTCTGCCCATGCCTATGGGTCGATCTGGTGGGACGAAGGCTCGCCCCTGGTGGTACTGACCCGCCGCCTGCGCCAGGCGATGGTCGAGCATTGGCCCCATGGCCCGGTGGAGATCGCCATGCGCTATGGCGAGCCGGCACTGCCTGGCGTGCTCGAGCGCCTGGCTGCGCAAGGTGTGCGCAAGGTGACGTTGGCACCGCTTTATCCACAGTTCGCCGACAGTACCGTGACCACGGTGGTGGAACTGGCGAAGCAGACCATCGCCGAGCGCCGGCTGCCCCTGCAGACCCGCGTGCTCCAGCCGTTCTACGAGCATCCCGACTATATCGAGGCATTGGTCGCCAGCGCCCGCCCGTACCTCGAGCAGGACTACGATCACCTGTTGCTGAGCTTCCATGGTTTGCCTGAGCGACACCTGAAAAAGCTCGACCTCACCGGCAATCACGACTTCCAGGCCGCCGACTGCTGCAAGGACGCCAGCGCCGAGATGCGCGCGGTGTGTTATCGCGGCCAGTGCCTGGCCACGGCCAGGGCCTTCGCGACGAAGATGGGCATTCCGGACGGCAAGTGGTCAGTATCGTTCCAATCGCGCCTGGGCCGGGCCAAGTGGATCGAGCCCTACACCGAAACGCGGCTGGATGAACTGGGCAAGGCGGGGGTGAAGAAGTTGCTGGTGATGTGCCCGGCTTTTGTTGCCGACTGCATCGAGACGCTGGAAGAGATCGGTATGCGCGGCAGTGAGCAGTTCATCGAGGCCGGCGGCAAGGAACTGGTGCTGGTGCCGTGCCTGAACGATCACCCGGAGTGGGTGAGGGTGCTGGCGGGGATGTGCGAGAAGGCCTGA
- a CDS encoding SDR family oxidoreductase, translating into MTRRFCITGASHGLGLALVEQLLARGHEVAASGRDSQELDNLGQRYGGHLVRLGDHLPDAALRLPSRWSALDCLIINAGTCDYLPVDVTDAQLFEQIVSSNLRATEQSLVGALPHLAKGDQPQVMAVLSRYSALQLYEPNQPASGSNSLPQWLRLQRPALKALGIDLTVVAPQSLKTPVTSAQVIPEPWAAQSAAQELLARLGQRQPELVLEVLEPGELWPLPKHS; encoded by the coding sequence ATGACACGTCGCTTCTGTATTACGGGCGCCAGCCACGGACTTGGCCTGGCCTTGGTGGAGCAGTTGCTCGCGCGCGGGCACGAGGTTGCCGCCAGTGGCAGGGATAGCCAGGAACTCGACAACCTGGGCCAACGCTACGGTGGGCACTTGGTGCGCCTTGGGGACCACTTGCCGGACGCCGCCCTGCGCCTCCCGAGCCGCTGGAGCGCGCTGGATTGCCTGATCATCAATGCCGGAACCTGCGATTACCTGCCCGTCGATGTGACGGATGCGCAACTGTTCGAACAGATCGTCAGCAGCAACCTGCGCGCCACCGAACAGAGCCTGGTCGGCGCATTGCCGCATCTGGCCAAAGGTGACCAACCCCAGGTCATGGCCGTTCTAAGCCGTTACTCGGCATTGCAGTTGTACGAGCCGAACCAGCCAGCCAGTGGCAGCAACAGCCTGCCACAGTGGCTTCGTCTGCAGCGTCCCGCCCTGAAGGCGCTGGGTATAGACCTGACCGTGGTGGCGCCACAATCGCTGAAAACCCCGGTGACCTCGGCACAGGTCATTCCGGAGCCCTGGGCGGCGCAAAGTGCTGCCCAGGAGTTGCTGGCACGCCTGGGTCAGCGTCAACCCGAACTGGTGCTTGAGGTTCTCGAGCCAGGCGAGTTGTGGCCGCTACCGAAGCACAGCTGA
- a CDS encoding hypoxanthine-guanine phosphoribosyltransferase, translating to MSADLEHIRQVMREADCLYNEAEVEAAIAEVGKQICKDLHDKNPVVFCVMNGGLIFSGKLLTHLQFPLEASYLHATRYRNTTSGGELFWKAKPEVSFIDRDVLIVDDILDEGHTLSAIIEFCKHAGARAVHTAVLIDKDHDRKASPDLKATYTGLSCVDRYVFGYGMDYKGYWRNANGLFAVKGM from the coding sequence ATGTCCGCCGATCTCGAGCATATCCGTCAAGTGATGCGCGAGGCTGATTGCCTGTACAACGAAGCCGAGGTCGAGGCCGCCATCGCCGAGGTCGGTAAACAGATCTGCAAGGACCTGCACGACAAGAACCCGGTGGTCTTCTGCGTGATGAACGGTGGCCTGATCTTCTCTGGCAAGCTGCTGACCCACCTGCAGTTCCCGTTGGAGGCCTCGTACCTGCACGCCACCCGTTACCGCAACACCACCAGCGGTGGCGAGCTGTTCTGGAAGGCCAAGCCGGAAGTGTCGTTCATCGACCGTGACGTACTGATCGTCGACGATATCCTCGACGAAGGGCACACCCTCAGCGCCATCATCGAGTTCTGCAAGCACGCCGGCGCCCGCGCCGTGCACACCGCAGTGCTGATCGACAAGGACCACGACCGCAAGGCCAGCCCGGACTTGAAGGCCACCTACACCGGCTTGTCGTGCGTCGATCGCTACGTCTTCGGCTACGGCATGGACTACAAGGGTTACTGGCGCAACGCCAACGGCCTCTTCGCCGTCAAGGGGATGTGA
- the phrB gene encoding deoxyribodipyrimidine photo-lyase, giving the protein MQLIWLRNDLRVDDNTALAAACQRGPTVALWVASPGQWLAHDDAPCKVDFWLRNLRLLRQSLAALNIPLLIRQVDTWEDVPQCVLDVCRQHSIEAVHWNEEYGINETRRDEATRNLLQHAGIGATAHLDQLLFRPGSVLTRAGQYFQVFSQFKRVCLEHLHRSLPSLVPPVRRQEMLGIHGDAIPEHIEGFEAPSDALRQHWPAGEDEARQRLQRFVDETVEDYAQLRDLPAKAGTSQLSPYLAAGVVSPRQCLHAALGSNRGEFDSGSVGVQTWVNELLWREFYKHTLVGYPRVSRHRAFRPHTEALPWRDAPGDLQAWKEGRTGFPIIDAAMRQLLHTGWMHNRLRMIVAMFLSKNLLIDWRYGERHFMRHLIDGDLAANNGGWQWSASTGTDAVPYFRIFNPVTQSQRFDPKGMFIRRWLPELKGRDDKSIHYPVKSPDLFATNNYSGPIVDLDSSRQRALEAFKSLSSWQDQGA; this is encoded by the coding sequence ATGCAATTGATATGGCTACGCAATGACCTGCGTGTGGACGATAACACCGCTCTCGCGGCCGCCTGCCAGCGCGGCCCGACCGTGGCCCTGTGGGTCGCCAGTCCTGGCCAGTGGCTGGCCCATGACGACGCACCCTGCAAGGTCGACTTCTGGCTGCGCAACCTGCGGCTGCTGCGCCAGTCACTCGCGGCGCTGAATATTCCGCTGTTGATTCGCCAAGTCGATACCTGGGAAGACGTCCCGCAATGCGTGCTCGATGTCTGCCGCCAGCACAGCATCGAGGCCGTGCACTGGAACGAGGAATACGGCATCAACGAGACCCGGCGCGACGAAGCGACTCGGAACCTGCTGCAACACGCAGGAATTGGCGCTACCGCCCACCTCGACCAGTTGCTGTTCAGGCCCGGTAGCGTGCTGACCCGCGCAGGCCAGTATTTCCAGGTCTTCAGCCAGTTCAAACGGGTCTGCCTGGAACATCTGCACCGCAGCCTCCCCTCTCTCGTTCCACCTGTACGTCGTCAAGAGATGCTGGGTATTCACGGCGACGCCATACCCGAGCATATCGAAGGCTTCGAAGCACCTTCCGACGCCCTGCGCCAGCACTGGCCCGCCGGTGAGGATGAAGCACGGCAGCGGTTGCAGCGTTTTGTCGACGAAACCGTCGAGGATTACGCACAACTGCGCGACTTGCCCGCCAAGGCCGGTACCAGCCAGCTTTCGCCTTACCTGGCTGCGGGTGTGGTCTCGCCACGTCAGTGCCTGCACGCGGCCCTTGGGAGCAACCGGGGTGAATTCGACAGTGGCAGCGTCGGTGTGCAGACCTGGGTCAACGAGCTGCTATGGCGCGAGTTCTACAAGCACACCCTGGTGGGTTATCCCCGGGTCTCGCGGCATCGCGCCTTCCGCCCACACACCGAGGCGCTGCCTTGGCGTGATGCGCCTGGCGACCTGCAAGCCTGGAAGGAAGGCCGCACCGGCTTCCCTATCATCGATGCAGCCATGCGTCAGTTGCTGCACACCGGCTGGATGCACAACCGGCTGCGCATGATCGTCGCCATGTTCCTCAGCAAGAACCTGCTGATCGACTGGCGATATGGCGAGAGGCATTTCATGCGCCACCTGATAGACGGCGATCTGGCCGCCAACAACGGCGGCTGGCAGTGGAGCGCCTCTACAGGCACTGACGCAGTGCCCTATTTCCGCATTTTCAATCCTGTTACCCAGTCGCAGCGCTTTGACCCGAAGGGCATGTTCATTCGTCGATGGCTGCCGGAATTGAAGGGCAGGGACGATAAATCGATTCACTACCCGGTGAAATCTCCCGATCTATTTGCTACTAATAATTACTCGGGCCCGATAGTCGATCTCGATAGCAGTCGCCAACGCGCATTGGAAGCCTTCAAAAGCTTGTCCAGCTGGCAGGATCAGGGGGCATAG